Proteins encoded within one genomic window of Sphingosinicella ginsenosidimutans:
- a CDS encoding tetratricopeptide repeat protein, with protein MGAAAAGATAAPTGDIGTASPLSRYVQARLAASSGADDRASADFAAVLDAAPDNQIVAAQAMSHGISAGDWPLALRGARALEQAGALRPDARLLIVADAFRRRDWATARREVAAAERERIFAFMAPILRAWIAYGSGAGDPLAQLGQGDGAGGYVEEHHALLLVAMNRPEGRAALDAATGAQSVRSMRLRIAGAGLIASRGDRAGALALLAGDDGPIVAARSLVQAGRPVSGAFDGANSGMAELLLRFALDLDSRDLTAPAIGFARIATYLDPASSEGWLIAAELTAKEDRPAEAVPLLAHVDAADPFADVVRDTRARLLVAAGNAAEALADAEAAAGAPGAGASDQIRLGQVLMAMGRSADAAAAFGRAVELRGPNDMPEAAILLAQAGALDQAGNWPAARALLERANRIQPNNALILNYLGYGQLSHREDMAAAEQMVREAHRLAPDNAAITDSLGWALFLKGDKAGAITLLESAAQAAPADVEINEHLGDAYYAMGRRLDARFAWRAARVYADGEDAARLDSKIAGGPDAQAAAR; from the coding sequence ATGGGGGCGGCCGCGGCCGGCGCGACAGCGGCGCCGACGGGCGACATCGGCACCGCATCGCCACTCTCCCGCTACGTCCAGGCCCGCCTCGCCGCCTCGTCCGGCGCCGACGACCGGGCCAGCGCCGATTTCGCCGCCGTGCTCGATGCCGCGCCGGACAACCAGATCGTCGCCGCCCAGGCGATGAGCCACGGCATCTCGGCCGGTGACTGGCCGCTGGCGCTGCGCGGCGCGCGGGCGCTGGAGCAGGCCGGGGCGCTTCGGCCCGACGCACGCCTGCTGATCGTCGCCGACGCCTTCCGACGCCGCGACTGGGCCACGGCGCGGCGCGAGGTCGCGGCCGCCGAGCGCGAGCGGATCTTCGCCTTCATGGCGCCGATCCTGCGCGCCTGGATCGCCTATGGATCGGGCGCCGGCGATCCGCTCGCCCAGCTCGGCCAGGGCGATGGCGCCGGCGGCTATGTCGAGGAGCATCATGCGCTGCTGCTCGTCGCGATGAACCGGCCGGAGGGCCGCGCGGCGCTCGACGCGGCGACCGGCGCGCAAAGCGTCCGATCGATGCGCCTCAGGATCGCCGGCGCCGGGTTGATCGCGAGCCGCGGCGATCGTGCCGGCGCGCTTGCCCTGCTCGCCGGGGACGACGGCCCGATCGTCGCCGCGCGTTCGCTGGTCCAGGCGGGCCGCCCGGTCTCCGGCGCGTTCGACGGCGCGAACAGCGGCATGGCCGAGCTGCTGCTCCGCTTCGCGCTCGATCTCGATTCGCGCGATCTCACCGCGCCGGCGATCGGCTTCGCGCGGATCGCGACCTATCTCGATCCGGCGAGCAGCGAGGGCTGGCTCATCGCCGCCGAGCTGACCGCGAAGGAGGACCGGCCGGCCGAAGCCGTGCCGCTCCTCGCGCATGTCGATGCCGCCGATCCCTTCGCCGACGTGGTCCGCGACACGCGCGCCCGGCTGCTGGTCGCGGCCGGGAATGCGGCTGAAGCGCTGGCCGATGCCGAGGCGGCGGCCGGCGCGCCAGGCGCGGGCGCGAGTGACCAGATCCGGCTTGGCCAGGTGCTGATGGCGATGGGCCGCAGCGCGGACGCCGCCGCCGCCTTCGGTCGCGCGGTCGAGCTTCGCGGCCCCAACGACATGCCCGAAGCGGCGATCCTGCTCGCCCAGGCCGGCGCGCTCGACCAGGCCGGGAACTGGCCGGCGGCACGCGCCCTGCTCGAACGCGCCAACCGCATCCAGCCGAACAACGCCCTGATCCTCAACTATCTGGGCTATGGCCAGCTTTCGCACCGCGAGGACATGGCCGCGGCCGAACAGATGGTGAGGGAGGCGCATCGACTTGCGCCCGACAATGCGGCGATCACCGATTCGCTCGGCTGGGCGCTGTTCCTCAAGGGCGACAAGGCCGGCGCGATCACCCTGCTGGAAAGCGCCGCGCAGGCGGCGCCCGCCGATGTCGAGATCAACGAGCATCTCGGCGATGCCTATTATGCGATGGGGCGGCGGCTCGATGCGCGCTTCGCCTGGCGCGCGGCGCGGGTCTATGCCGACGGCGAGGACGCGGCTCGGCTCGATAGCAAGATCGCCGGCGGCCCGGACGCGCAGGCCGCCGCGCGCTGA
- a CDS encoding globin domain-containing protein, with amino-acid sequence MSTPISLHQRDMLVRTLPLVRQHKEAIVARLAWALRGVSRQRSARDVETIARTLTELLIDQAHSLSGTGTLRPLDDVSSRHAALGIDGRFYSRFGDALVPVMSDLLGPNVPRDVAPAWCDAFWMVVRALKPVKVAANG; translated from the coding sequence ATGTCGACACCGATCAGCCTGCACCAGCGCGACATGCTGGTCCGCACGCTCCCCCTCGTCCGCCAGCACAAGGAGGCGATCGTCGCCCGTCTCGCCTGGGCCCTGCGCGGCGTTTCCCGCCAGCGCAGCGCCCGCGATGTCGAGACGATCGCACGCACGCTCACCGAATTGCTGATCGATCAGGCGCACAGCCTCAGCGGGACGGGCACGCTTCGTCCGCTCGACGACGTCTCGAGCCGTCACGCCGCGCTCGGCATCGACGGTCGTTTCTATTCGCGGTTCGGCGATGCGCTGGTGCCTGTGATGAGCGACCTGCTCGGCCCGAACGTGCCGCGCGACGTCGCGCCCGCCTGGTGCGACGCATTCTGGATGGTGGTTCGCGCGCTGAAGCCGGTCAAGGTCGCGGCCAACGGCTGA
- a CDS encoding enoyl-CoA hydratase/isomerase family protein produces the protein MIRLGCEGKVVRLTLDRPEARNAIPGEGWDQIADRLTEIARTDARLLIVSGAGGAFCSGVDLSDFGRFLGDAEASARLRQRIRAALDRLRALEIPTIAMIEGPCYGAGVALAIACDLRIAAPEAKFAITPAKLGLAYPQEDVHRLVRLVGAGQAARLLFTAGMIDAMEARRIGLVEIVEPAAAAKPILQSMLDNSADSLAVLKRSIRLTAEGVRSDPEQDRRFDALLSGEEVARRLDALRRQ, from the coding sequence ATGATCCGCTTAGGTTGTGAAGGTAAAGTCGTCCGTCTCACGCTCGATCGGCCCGAGGCGCGCAATGCAATCCCCGGCGAAGGCTGGGACCAGATCGCCGACCGGCTGACCGAGATCGCGCGAACCGACGCCAGGCTCCTGATCGTCTCCGGAGCCGGCGGCGCCTTCTGTTCGGGCGTCGATCTGTCCGATTTCGGCCGCTTTCTTGGCGATGCGGAGGCGAGCGCGCGGCTGCGCCAGCGTATCCGCGCCGCGCTCGATCGGCTTCGCGCGCTCGAAATCCCGACGATCGCGATGATCGAAGGGCCCTGCTATGGCGCCGGGGTCGCGCTCGCCATCGCCTGCGATCTTCGAATCGCCGCACCGGAGGCCAAGTTCGCGATCACGCCGGCCAAGCTCGGCCTCGCCTATCCGCAGGAGGACGTGCACCGGCTGGTCCGCCTGGTCGGGGCGGGGCAGGCGGCGCGGCTGCTCTTCACCGCCGGCATGATCGACGCGATGGAAGCCCGGCGGATCGGCCTGGTCGAGATCGTCGAGCCGGCGGCGGCCGCCAAGCCGATCCTCCAGTCGATGCTGGACAACAGCGCCGACAGCCTGGCCGTGCTGAAGCGCTCGATCCGTCTCACCGCCGAGGGCGTGCGAAGCGATCCGGAACAGGACCGGCGGTTCGACGCCCTGCTCTCCGGCGAGGAGGTGGCGCGCCGGCTGGATGCGCTGCGGCGGCAATGA
- a CDS encoding PA0069 family radical SAM protein translates to MRPDVRPGRGAPENRTPTRFNLKVREADGDWLDAREEQDGGAPPLRTSVTVEHPKTIISRNQSPDVGFDRSINPYRGCEHGCIYCFARPTHAYHDLSPGLDFESRLFAKPDAAKLLRAELGRRGYQVRPIAMGTNTDPYQPIEAKWRITRSILEVLAETRHPVTITTKSDRVTRDIDILAQMAAQGLAGVALSVTSLTPAISRTLEPRAPAPRKRLAAVRRLADAGVPTYVSIAPVVPGITDDELEEIVAAAADAGAIGVFFLPVRLPFEVAPLFRAWLDEHFPDRAGKVMHIIQSLRGGRDNDPDFFTRMRGKGPWAALLRTRFERAVKAHGLNIEKRPLRTDLFEPPQGDQLRLL, encoded by the coding sequence ATGCGGCCCGATGTCCGTCCCGGTCGCGGCGCGCCCGAGAATCGCACGCCGACGCGTTTCAACCTGAAGGTCCGCGAGGCCGACGGGGACTGGCTGGACGCGCGCGAGGAGCAGGATGGCGGCGCGCCGCCGCTGCGTACCAGCGTCACCGTCGAGCATCCGAAGACGATCATCAGCCGCAATCAATCGCCCGACGTCGGCTTCGATCGCTCGATCAATCCCTATCGCGGCTGCGAGCATGGCTGCATCTACTGCTTCGCGCGGCCGACCCATGCCTATCACGATCTCTCGCCCGGCCTCGATTTCGAAAGCCGCCTGTTCGCCAAGCCCGATGCGGCGAAGCTGCTTCGCGCCGAGCTGGGCCGGCGCGGCTATCAGGTCCGACCGATCGCGATGGGGACGAACACCGATCCCTATCAGCCGATCGAGGCGAAATGGCGGATCACCCGCTCGATCCTCGAAGTGCTCGCCGAAACGAGGCACCCGGTGACGATCACCACCAAGTCGGACCGGGTCACGCGCGACATCGACATCCTCGCGCAGATGGCGGCGCAAGGCCTTGCCGGCGTCGCGCTTTCGGTGACCTCTCTCACCCCGGCGATCTCGCGGACGCTGGAGCCGCGCGCGCCGGCGCCGCGCAAGCGCCTCGCGGCGGTGAGGCGGCTCGCCGATGCGGGCGTCCCCACCTACGTCTCGATCGCGCCGGTCGTTCCCGGGATCACCGATGACGAGCTGGAGGAGATCGTCGCCGCCGCCGCCGATGCGGGGGCAATCGGCGTCTTCTTCCTCCCCGTCCGCCTGCCGTTCGAGGTCGCGCCCTTGTTCCGCGCCTGGCTCGACGAGCATTTCCCCGATCGGGCCGGCAAGGTCATGCACATCATCCAGTCGCTCCGCGGCGGCCGCGACAACGATCCCGATTTCTTCACCCGGATGCGCGGGAAGGGCCCCTGGGCCGCGCTGCTGCGCACCCGATTCGAGCGCGCGGTGAAGGCGCACGGCCTCAACATCGAGAAGCGGCCCCTGCGCACCGACCTGTTCGAACCGCCGCAGGGCGATCAGCTGAGGCTGCTTTAG
- a CDS encoding lytic transglycosylase domain-containing protein, translating to MIRTALFLCAAGIALSPIPAFATDAGADSGPRAAREADVPRMLSASERDNYRAVFADLDAGNWASAAGRLDGMTPGLLHPLARALLYTMPGSPRVEAGPLMDLLPRARELPQAADLARLATLRGASELPDLPTPQRLASLGGQPRRGRGPRIVGDPVADQLEPLINPLLVNDRPQEAESLFAARSADLTAEARTQYQQRIAWVYFLNGLDRDALRVAEDGARGTTEWAALSDWVAGLAAWRLADYDAAARHFDAVAGRSSDYELVAAGHYWASRADVAAGRPERSQGRLLAAARLGETFYGLLAQSALAIHRPPTDQDPFTERDWRAIEGNSNVRVAVALTEIGETGRAGDLLRWQARIGAPRDHLALVHLAAKLNLTSAQMWLAHNGPRGTRVETIDRYPEPSWRPAGGWRVDPALAFAHALQESGFRPEAVSPAGARGLMQVRPGSAGDMARARGASVTAAQLNDPVVNLEYGQAYLEYLRDQDCTGGLLPKVIASYNAGPLPVATWNSRYDQSDPLLFIETIPYWETRGYVPIVLRNYWIYEGRDADSSVSRRALAQGMWPRFPGMRGAVAVRIPPRPAPVQTAMAPASTQTAGD from the coding sequence ATGATCCGCACTGCCCTCTTCCTCTGCGCCGCAGGGATCGCCCTGTCGCCCATCCCGGCCTTCGCGACCGACGCCGGCGCCGACTCGGGCCCGCGCGCCGCCCGCGAGGCGGATGTGCCAAGGATGCTGAGCGCGTCCGAGCGCGACAATTATCGCGCGGTCTTCGCCGATCTCGACGCGGGCAATTGGGCGAGCGCGGCCGGCCGGCTCGACGGCATGACGCCGGGATTGCTCCACCCGCTCGCCCGCGCCCTGCTCTACACCATGCCCGGATCGCCGCGTGTCGAGGCCGGCCCGCTGATGGACCTGCTGCCGCGTGCGCGTGAGCTTCCCCAGGCGGCGGATCTCGCCCGGCTTGCGACGCTCCGCGGGGCAAGCGAGCTGCCGGACCTCCCGACCCCCCAGCGGCTCGCCAGTCTCGGCGGCCAGCCGCGGCGCGGGCGCGGCCCGCGCATCGTCGGCGATCCGGTCGCCGACCAGCTCGAGCCGCTGATCAACCCGCTCCTCGTCAACGATCGGCCGCAGGAGGCGGAAAGCCTCTTCGCCGCGCGCAGCGCCGATCTCACCGCCGAGGCGCGCACCCAATATCAGCAGCGGATCGCCTGGGTCTATTTCCTGAACGGCCTCGATCGCGACGCGCTGCGCGTGGCCGAAGATGGCGCGCGCGGAACCACCGAATGGGCTGCGCTCAGCGACTGGGTGGCCGGGCTCGCGGCCTGGCGGCTGGCCGATTACGACGCGGCGGCGCGCCATTTCGATGCGGTGGCGGGCCGCTCAAGCGATTACGAGCTCGTCGCCGCCGGCCATTACTGGGCCTCGCGCGCCGATGTCGCGGCCGGACGGCCCGAACGGTCGCAGGGCCGGCTCCTGGCCGCCGCCCGGCTCGGCGAGACGTTCTACGGCCTGCTCGCCCAGAGCGCGCTCGCCATCCACCGTCCGCCGACGGATCAGGATCCCTTTACCGAGCGGGACTGGCGGGCGATCGAGGGCAATTCGAACGTCCGCGTCGCCGTCGCGCTGACGGAGATCGGCGAGACGGGCCGCGCCGGCGATCTGCTTCGCTGGCAGGCCCGGATCGGCGCGCCGCGCGATCACCTTGCCCTGGTCCATCTCGCCGCGAAGCTGAACCTCACAAGTGCCCAGATGTGGCTCGCCCATAACGGCCCGCGCGGCACCAGGGTCGAGACGATCGACCGCTATCCGGAGCCGAGCTGGCGGCCGGCGGGCGGCTGGCGGGTCGATCCGGCGCTCGCCTTCGCCCACGCGCTCCAGGAATCGGGCTTCCGGCCGGAAGCGGTGAGCCCGGCGGGCGCGCGCGGGCTGATGCAGGTCCGGCCCGGCAGCGCCGGCGACATGGCCCGCGCGCGCGGCGCGAGCGTCACCGCGGCGCAGCTCAACGATCCCGTCGTGAACCTCGAATATGGCCAGGCCTATCTCGAATATCTGCGCGATCAGGATTGCACCGGCGGCCTGCTTCCCAAGGTGATCGCCTCCTACAATGCCGGGCCGCTTCCGGTGGCGACGTGGAACAGCCGCTACGACCAGAGCGATCCGCTGCTGTTCATCGAGACGATCCCTTATTGGGAGACGCGCGGCTACGTGCCGATCGTCCTTCGCAATTACTGGATCTACGAGGGCCGCGACGCCGACAGCTCGGTCAGCCGCCGCGCCCTCGCCCAGGGCATGTGGCCGCGCTTCCCGGGCATGAGGGGCGCCGTCGCGGTGCGTATCCCGCCACGCCCGGCGCCGGTGCAGACGGCGATGGCCCCCGCCTCCACCCAGACCGCCGGCGACTGA
- a CDS encoding electron transfer flavoprotein-ubiquinone oxidoreductase has translation MSERESMAYDVVIVGAGPAGLAASIRLKQLAAEAGRELSVCILEKGSEVGAHILSGAVVDPKAVNELIPNWRELDSPLTVPVTKNEHWVLTKKGKFAFPHLMMPPLMSNKGTYTVSLGNLCRWLAGQAEALGVEIFPGFAAAEVLFNDDGSVKGVATGDMGVARDGTHKSDYQPGMELHGRYTFFAEGARGHLTKELKRIFALDADSQPQTYGIGLKELWDIDPAKHEPGRVIHTQGWPLDDAWGGGFLYHQAGGQVALGFIVALNYRNPHLSPFEEFQRWKQHPSIRQFLEGGRRVSYGARAINEGGWQAVPKLAFPGGALIGCAAGFVNVPRIKGSHTAMKSAMLAAESAFAAIAADRGGDVLADYEPNLRASWVGKELAMVRNVEPMVAKFGGAIGTFLAGIDMWMRQIGIGLPFTMKHHPDNEGLWRKDLVAPIAYPKPDGVISFDRLSSVFLSNTNHEEDQPVHLTLKDPTIPVRVNLADYDGPEQRYCPAGVYEFVEEGGSPRLQINAQNCVHCKTCDIKDPTQNINWVVPEGGGGPNYPNM, from the coding sequence ATGAGCGAACGCGAGTCGATGGCCTATGACGTGGTGATCGTCGGCGCCGGGCCGGCGGGCCTTGCGGCGTCGATCCGCCTGAAACAGCTCGCCGCCGAGGCTGGGCGCGAGCTGTCGGTCTGCATCCTCGAAAAGGGATCGGAGGTCGGCGCGCACATCCTGTCGGGCGCGGTGGTCGATCCGAAGGCGGTCAACGAGCTGATCCCGAACTGGCGCGAGCTCGACAGCCCGCTGACCGTACCGGTGACGAAGAACGAGCATTGGGTGCTCACGAAGAAAGGCAAGTTCGCCTTCCCGCACCTGATGATGCCGCCGCTCATGTCGAACAAGGGTACCTATACGGTGAGCCTCGGCAATCTCTGCCGCTGGCTTGCGGGGCAGGCCGAGGCGCTGGGCGTCGAGATCTTCCCCGGCTTCGCCGCAGCCGAAGTGCTGTTCAACGACGACGGATCGGTGAAGGGCGTGGCGACCGGCGACATGGGCGTCGCCCGCGACGGCACGCACAAGAGCGATTACCAGCCCGGCATGGAGCTGCACGGCCGCTACACCTTCTTCGCGGAGGGCGCGCGCGGCCACCTCACCAAGGAATTGAAGCGCATCTTCGCGCTCGACGCCGACAGCCAGCCGCAGACTTATGGCATCGGCCTCAAGGAGCTGTGGGACATCGATCCGGCGAAGCATGAGCCGGGCCGAGTGATCCACACCCAGGGCTGGCCGCTCGACGATGCGTGGGGCGGCGGCTTCCTCTATCACCAGGCGGGCGGGCAGGTTGCGCTCGGCTTCATCGTCGCGCTCAACTATCGCAATCCCCACCTCTCGCCCTTCGAGGAGTTCCAGCGCTGGAAGCAGCACCCCTCGATCCGCCAGTTCCTGGAGGGCGGGCGGCGCGTCTCCTATGGCGCGCGCGCGATCAACGAGGGCGGCTGGCAGGCGGTGCCGAAGCTCGCCTTTCCCGGCGGCGCCCTGATCGGCTGCGCGGCGGGCTTCGTGAACGTGCCCCGGATCAAGGGCAGCCACACGGCGATGAAATCCGCAATGCTCGCCGCCGAAAGCGCCTTCGCCGCCATCGCCGCGGACCGGGGCGGGGACGTGCTTGCCGATTACGAGCCGAACCTGCGCGCGAGCTGGGTCGGCAAGGAGCTCGCCATGGTCCGCAATGTCGAGCCGATGGTGGCGAAGTTCGGCGGCGCGATCGGCACCTTCCTCGCCGGGATCGACATGTGGATGCGCCAGATCGGCATCGGCCTTCCGTTCACGATGAAGCATCACCCCGACAATGAGGGGCTGTGGCGCAAGGATCTCGTCGCGCCGATCGCCTATCCGAAGCCCGACGGCGTGATCAGCTTCGATCGCCTGTCGTCGGTCTTCCTCTCCAACACCAATCACGAGGAGGACCAGCCGGTCCATCTGACGCTGAAGGACCCGACGATCCCGGTCCGGGTGAACCTCGCCGATTATGACGGGCCGGAGCAGCGTTACTGCCCCGCGGGCGTCTATGAGTTCGTCGAGGAGGGCGGTTCACCCAGGCTTCAGATCAACGCGCAGAATTGCGTCCACTGCAAGACGTGCGACATCAAGGATCCGACCCAGAACATCAACTGGGTGGTGCCGGAAGGCGGAGGAGGCCCCAATTATCCCAATATGTAA
- a CDS encoding 4-(cytidine 5'-diphospho)-2-C-methyl-D-erythritol kinase encodes MRETACAKLNLALHVRAREADGYHRIETIFAFAEAGDVLTAAPGAGLTLSVTGPFAADLADEPDNLVLRAARALADRAGIVGDAALTLDKKLPVASGIGGGSADAAATLRLLRRFWRLDIGDEAIGAIAAGLGADVPACLASRTMRGEGRGDRLRAVDLPGLAGTPLLLVNPRLPVSTADVFRAWDGRDGGPLGDWEEGRNDLEAPARRIAPAIDEVLDALAAARVARMSGSGATCFGLFDSAAARDETAAGIAARHPHWWMLATRLK; translated from the coding sequence ATGCGCGAAACCGCCTGCGCCAAGCTCAACCTCGCCCTCCACGTCCGCGCGCGTGAGGCCGACGGCTATCACCGGATCGAGACGATCTTCGCCTTCGCCGAGGCGGGCGATGTGCTGACCGCGGCGCCCGGCGCGGGGCTGACGCTCAGCGTCACCGGGCCGTTCGCGGCGGACCTTGCCGACGAGCCCGACAATCTCGTCCTTCGCGCCGCGCGGGCGCTGGCGGATCGCGCCGGGATCGTGGGCGATGCCGCGCTGACGCTCGACAAGAAGCTGCCCGTCGCCTCGGGAATCGGCGGCGGATCGGCCGACGCGGCGGCGACGCTCAGGCTGCTGCGCCGGTTCTGGCGGCTCGATATCGGCGATGAGGCGATCGGCGCGATCGCCGCCGGGCTCGGCGCCGACGTGCCCGCCTGCCTCGCCAGCCGGACGATGCGCGGCGAGGGGCGGGGGGACAGGCTGCGGGCCGTGGACCTCCCGGGGCTCGCGGGCACGCCGCTGCTCCTCGTGAACCCGCGCCTTCCGGTGTCGACCGCCGATGTCTTCCGCGCCTGGGACGGGCGCGACGGCGGCCCCCTCGGCGACTGGGAGGAGGGGCGCAACGATCTCGAAGCGCCGGCCCGGCGGATCGCGCCGGCGATCGACGAGGTCCTCGACGCACTCGCGGCGGCGCGCGTCGCCCGCATGTCGGGCTCCGGCGCGACCTGCTTCGGCCTGTTCGACTCCGCGGCGGCGCGGGACGAGACGGCGGCAGGGATCGCCGCCCGGCATCCGCATTGGTGGATGCTTGCCACCCGTCTCAAATGA
- a CDS encoding uracil-DNA glycosylase family protein, whose translation MSGDWATSALGWWHDAGVDTIVAEAPRNWLKPASAAPTATASDLPDAAVQSGLPDDLAAFRLWLAESPDLPLAAPTARRFAPEGDPTADLMIMVSMPGRAGLVDGDEGALLDRMLKAIGYARDSVYLAPLSPIRTPTGRLNADDLKMLGPIARHHVALVKPKALLLFGDACAQALVGAPVSGARGRWHEVETPAGPIRAIATIRPEDMDRTPGLKKLAWEDLQMLMEGLKA comes from the coding sequence ATGAGCGGGGACTGGGCGACGAGCGCCCTTGGCTGGTGGCACGATGCCGGGGTCGACACGATCGTCGCGGAAGCGCCGCGCAACTGGCTGAAGCCGGCAAGCGCCGCGCCGACGGCGACCGCTTCCGACCTTCCCGATGCGGCCGTCCAGTCCGGCTTGCCCGACGATCTCGCGGCCTTCCGCCTCTGGCTCGCCGAGAGCCCGGATCTTCCGCTCGCCGCGCCGACGGCCCGCCGCTTCGCGCCGGAAGGCGATCCCACGGCCGATCTCATGATCATGGTCTCGATGCCGGGCCGCGCAGGGCTGGTCGACGGCGACGAGGGCGCGCTGCTCGATCGGATGCTCAAGGCGATCGGATATGCGCGCGACAGCGTCTATCTGGCGCCATTGTCGCCGATCCGCACACCGACCGGGCGGCTCAATGCCGACGACCTCAAGATGCTCGGCCCGATCGCACGCCACCATGTCGCCCTGGTGAAGCCCAAGGCGCTGCTGCTCTTCGGCGATGCGTGCGCGCAGGCGCTGGTCGGTGCGCCGGTCTCGGGCGCGCGCGGGCGCTGGCACGAGGTCGAAACCCCGGCCGGCCCGATCCGCGCGATCGCGACGATCCGCCCCGAGGACATGGATCGGACCCCAGGCCTCAAGAAGCTCGCCTGGGAAGATCTCCAGATGCTGATGGAAGGATTGAAGGCATGA
- a CDS encoding glycoside hydrolase family 43 protein, with amino-acid sequence MIRNPILPGFNPDPSIVRVGEDYYVATSTFEWFPGVQIHHSRDLENWRLVARPLDRASQLDLRGDPDGCGVWAPCLSHDGQRFHLVYTDVKRYGRTTTAGASGASLRDFHNYLVTAETIDGPWSDPVHLNSSGFDPSLFHDADGRKWLVNMLWDHRPGRNRFGGIVLQEYDPRARRLIGERRLIFKGTPLGLTEAPHLYRRGDHYYLLTAEGGTGWNHAVTMARARSIEGPYELHPDVHILSARDRPDAPLQRAGHADLVETPAGETWMVYLCGRPLSNRGRCVMGRETAIQKMCWGADGWLRTEAGDGLPVVEAERGPSIDQREDFDAPGLAIDFQWLRTPEPEAIFSLSARPGHLRLYGRESIGSLFTQALVARRQQAFCYSAACAMDFDPAHYQQAAGLVCYYNAAKFHYLHVSHDEALGRHIRVMSALPDAPQADAFTAPVAIPPGRIELRCEVDYERLRFAFRAEGQACWTWIPEIFDASILSDEASAPGLPNFTGAFVGLACQDMAGTARPADFDWFAYRERDYAAGPTGLDWPAALSRLGAGPMLRA; translated from the coding sequence ATGATCCGCAACCCGATCCTGCCCGGCTTCAATCCCGATCCGTCGATCGTGCGGGTGGGCGAGGATTATTATGTCGCGACCTCGACCTTCGAATGGTTTCCCGGCGTCCAGATCCATCATAGCCGCGATCTCGAGAACTGGCGGCTCGTCGCCCGGCCGCTCGATCGCGCCAGCCAGCTCGACCTGCGCGGCGATCCGGACGGATGCGGAGTCTGGGCGCCGTGCCTCAGCCATGACGGCCAGCGCTTCCACCTCGTCTATACCGATGTGAAGCGCTACGGCCGCACCACGACGGCCGGCGCTTCGGGCGCGAGCCTGCGCGATTTTCACAATTACCTGGTGACGGCCGAGACGATCGACGGGCCGTGGTCGGACCCGGTTCACCTCAATTCGAGCGGCTTCGATCCCTCGCTCTTCCACGACGCGGACGGGCGCAAATGGCTGGTCAACATGCTGTGGGACCATCGGCCCGGCCGCAACCGCTTCGGCGGGATCGTCCTCCAGGAATATGACCCGCGGGCCCGCCGCCTGATCGGCGAGCGCCGGCTGATCTTCAAAGGCACGCCGCTGGGCCTTACCGAAGCGCCGCATCTCTACCGGCGCGGGGATCATTACTATTTGCTCACCGCCGAGGGCGGCACCGGCTGGAACCATGCGGTGACGATGGCGCGCGCGCGATCGATCGAAGGACCCTACGAGCTCCATCCCGACGTCCACATCCTGTCGGCGCGCGACCGGCCCGATGCGCCGTTGCAGCGCGCCGGCCATGCCGATCTGGTCGAAACGCCGGCGGGGGAGACCTGGATGGTCTATCTGTGCGGCCGCCCGCTGTCGAACCGGGGCCGCTGCGTCATGGGGCGCGAGACGGCGATCCAGAAGATGTGCTGGGGCGCGGACGGGTGGCTGCGCACCGAGGCGGGGGACGGATTGCCCGTGGTCGAGGCCGAGCGCGGGCCATCGATCGACCAGCGGGAGGATTTCGACGCGCCCGGGCTTGCGATCGATTTCCAGTGGCTGCGGACGCCCGAGCCGGAGGCGATCTTCAGCCTTTCCGCGCGGCCCGGCCATCTGCGCCTATACGGCCGCGAGTCGATCGGCAGCCTCTTCACCCAGGCGCTGGTCGCGCGGCGGCAGCAGGCCTTCTGCTATTCCGCCGCCTGCGCGATGGACTTCGATCCGGCGCATTACCAGCAAGCGGCGGGGCTGGTCTGCTATTATAACGCGGCGAAGTTCCATTACCTCCACGTCAGCCATGACGAGGCGCTGGGCCGGCACATCCGCGTCATGTCCGCGCTCCCCGACGCCCCGCAGGCCGACGCCTTCACCGCGCCGGTCGCGATTCCGCCGGGGCGGATCGAGCTGCGCTGCGAGGTGGATTACGAACGTCTGCGCTTCGCCTTCCGGGCCGAGGGACAGGCGTGCTGGACGTGGATTCCCGAAATCTTCGATGCCTCGATCCTGTCCGACGAAGCCAGCGCGCCGGGCCTGCCCAATTTCACCGGCGCCTTCGTGGGGCTCGCCTGCCAGGACATGGCCGGCACCGCGCGCCCCGCGGATTTCGACTGGTTCGCCTATCGCGAGCGCGATTACGCAGCCGGCCCGACCGGGCTCGACTGGCCTGCCGCCTTGTCCCGGCTGGGAGCAGGGCCTATGTTGAGGGCATGA